One genomic region from Streptomyces sp. NBC_00582 encodes:
- the hmgA gene encoding homogentisate 1,2-dioxygenase, with amino-acid sequence MSSGDARKTAERLSYLSGFGNEHASEAVPGALPEGRNSPQRAPLGLYAEQLSGTAFTEPRAHNRRSWLYRIRPSAAHPAFTRVGNGPLGTGPFTDTVADPNRLRWDPLPEPAEGTDFLAGLWTLGGNGDAAQRAGMAVHLYHANASMERVFGDADGELLIVPERGGLLLRTEFGLLHAEPGEVALVPRGVRFRVELLDASARGYVCENYGAPFRLPDLGPIGANGLANPRDFRAPVAAYEDVEGPVEVVNKFCGNLWRATYGHSPLDVVAWHGNHVPYVYDLRRFNVIGTISYDHPDPSIFTVLTSPSDTPGLAGVDFVVFAPRWLVGEDTFRPPYFHRNVMSEYMGLIEGAYDAKTAGKGGFVPGGGSLHNMMSAHGPDRETFDRASAAQLRPQRLDDGLAFMFETRWPLVLTPHAAAADHLQQRYDDVWSGLERHFRPLH; translated from the coding sequence ATGAGCAGCGGGGACGCACGCAAGACCGCCGAGCGGCTGTCCTATCTCTCGGGGTTCGGCAACGAGCACGCCTCCGAGGCGGTGCCGGGCGCGCTCCCCGAGGGCCGCAACTCTCCGCAGCGCGCCCCTCTCGGCCTGTACGCCGAGCAGCTGAGCGGTACGGCCTTCACCGAGCCGCGCGCCCACAACCGCCGCTCGTGGCTCTACCGCATCCGCCCGTCGGCCGCGCATCCGGCGTTCACCCGGGTCGGCAACGGCCCGCTGGGCACCGGCCCGTTCACCGACACGGTCGCCGACCCCAACCGGCTGCGCTGGGACCCGCTGCCCGAGCCCGCCGAGGGCACGGACTTCCTCGCCGGCCTGTGGACCCTCGGCGGCAACGGCGACGCCGCCCAGCGCGCCGGCATGGCCGTGCACCTCTACCACGCGAACGCGTCCATGGAGCGGGTCTTCGGCGACGCCGACGGCGAGCTGCTGATCGTGCCCGAGCGGGGCGGTCTGCTGCTGCGCACGGAGTTCGGGCTGCTGCACGCCGAGCCGGGCGAGGTGGCGCTGGTCCCGCGCGGGGTGCGCTTCCGCGTGGAGCTGTTGGACGCCTCGGCGCGCGGGTACGTCTGCGAGAACTACGGCGCCCCCTTCCGCCTCCCCGACCTCGGCCCGATCGGCGCGAACGGACTGGCCAACCCCCGCGACTTCCGCGCGCCCGTCGCCGCGTACGAGGACGTCGAGGGCCCGGTTGAGGTGGTCAACAAGTTCTGCGGCAACCTCTGGCGCGCCACCTACGGCCACTCGCCGCTCGATGTGGTCGCCTGGCACGGCAACCATGTCCCGTACGTCTACGACCTGCGCCGTTTCAATGTCATCGGGACGATCTCGTACGACCATCCCGACCCGTCGATCTTCACGGTGCTGACGTCCCCGTCGGACACCCCGGGCCTCGCCGGTGTCGACTTCGTGGTGTTCGCGCCGCGCTGGCTGGTGGGCGAGGACACCTTCCGGCCGCCGTACTTCCACCGGAACGTGATGAGCGAGTACATGGGGCTGATCGAGGGCGCCTACGACGCGAAGACGGCTGGAAAAGGAGGTTTCGTGCCGGGCGGCGGCTCCCTGCACAACATGATGTCGGCGCACGGACCGGACCGGGAGACCTTCGACCGGGCGAGCGCCGCGCAGCTGCGGCCGCAGCGGCTCGACGACGGGCTCGCGTTCATGTTCGAGACCCGGTGGCCGCTCGTCCTCACCCCGCACGCCGCCGCCGCGGACCATCTGCAACAGCGCTACGACGACGTGTGGAGCGGCCTCGAACGGCACTTCCGCCCCTTGCACTGA
- a CDS encoding TetR family transcriptional regulator, producing the protein MKSVPQATSLRRAPVQRRSAERLTRILDACADLLDEVGYDALSTRAVAQRAGVPIGSVYRFFGNKRQMADALAQRNLERWSERVTERLKEARHGDWRAVMDAVLDEYLAMKRTAPGFSLVDFGNQIPVGARQAEPNHRVADRLADLLSAHLDRTPDDDLRRTFLIAVETADTLVQLAFRVDPEGDAKVIAEMRELLRAYLGRALD; encoded by the coding sequence ATGAAGTCCGTGCCCCAAGCGACATCGCTCCGCCGTGCGCCGGTCCAGCGGCGCAGCGCCGAACGGCTGACCAGGATCCTGGACGCCTGCGCCGACCTCCTGGACGAGGTCGGCTACGACGCCCTGAGCACCCGTGCCGTCGCCCAGCGCGCCGGCGTCCCGATCGGCTCCGTCTACCGCTTCTTCGGCAACAAACGGCAGATGGCCGACGCCCTCGCCCAGCGGAACCTGGAGCGCTGGTCCGAGCGCGTCACCGAGCGGCTGAAGGAGGCCCGGCACGGCGACTGGCGGGCCGTGATGGACGCCGTGCTCGACGAGTACCTCGCCATGAAGCGCACCGCGCCCGGCTTCTCCCTCGTCGACTTCGGCAACCAGATCCCGGTCGGTGCCCGCCAGGCCGAGCCCAACCACCGGGTCGCCGACCGCCTCGCGGACCTCCTCTCCGCCCACCTCGACCGCACCCCCGACGACGACCTGCGCCGCACCTTCCTGATCGCCGTCGAAACCGCCGACACCCTCGTCCAACTGGCCTTCCGCGTGGACCCGGAGGGCGACGCCAAGGTCATCGCGGAGATGCGGGAACTGCTGCGGGCCTATCTGGGACGGGCCCTGGACTGA
- a CDS encoding molybdopterin oxidoreductase family protein, with protein sequence MSRTALRICPLCEATCGLTLTVEGSKVTGARGDREDVFSKGFICPKGASFGAVDGDPDRLRTPLVRRDGELREASWAEAFDAVAAGIRPVVERYGPHSVGIVLGNPNVHTVAGALYPPVLLAGLGTRSLFTASTVDQMPKHVSSGLLYGDALAIPVPDLDRTDHLLLIGANPLESNGSLCTAPDFPGKLKALKARGGTLTVIDPRRTRTAKLADRHIEIRPGTDALLLAAMTHVLFEEGLVDLGELTPYVEGVDEVRDAVREFAPEAVAPACEVDAGVIRTLARELAAAPTAAVYGRIGSCTVPFGTLGSWLVDVLNILTGNLDRPGGALFPLAATDRTRPAGPGRGFALGRWHSRVSRHPEAKGELPLSALAEEIDTATDEGEPIRALIAVAANPVLSAPDGDRLDKALGSLDFMVSVDPYLNETSRHADVVLPPPPPSQSPHHDFAFNALAVRNQVRYSRPAVPLEPGRMAESEILARLTLAATGMHGADPSAVDDLVIGQTLGKAVTQAHSPVHGRDPQELAAQLTGETGPERRLDLMLRLGPYGDGFGADPEGLTLARLLDHPHGIDLGPLGPRLPQPLKTRSGRIELWSRPIADDLPRLRQALRERPAGLVLVGRRHLRSNNSWMHNVPALTGGTNRCTLHIHPEDAERLGVRDGAPVRLKGAGGEVTVPAEVTDGVRRGVVSLPHGWGHDRPGTRLSHAATDPGVNVNQLLDGSLLDPLSGNAVLNGVPVELAAVVATP encoded by the coding sequence GTGTCCCGCACCGCCCTGCGAATCTGCCCCCTGTGCGAGGCCACCTGTGGGCTGACACTCACCGTCGAGGGGAGCAAGGTCACCGGTGCCCGGGGAGACCGTGAGGACGTGTTCAGCAAGGGGTTCATCTGCCCCAAGGGCGCGAGCTTCGGGGCCGTCGACGGCGACCCCGACCGGCTGCGCACCCCCCTCGTCCGCCGGGACGGCGAGCTGCGCGAGGCCTCCTGGGCGGAGGCCTTCGACGCCGTCGCCGCCGGGATCCGGCCGGTCGTCGAGCGGTACGGCCCGCACTCCGTCGGGATCGTCCTCGGCAACCCCAACGTCCACACCGTGGCCGGCGCCCTCTACCCGCCCGTGCTGCTCGCCGGGCTCGGCACCCGCAGCCTGTTCACCGCCTCCACGGTCGACCAGATGCCCAAGCACGTCTCCAGCGGACTGCTCTACGGCGACGCCCTCGCGATCCCCGTGCCCGACCTGGACCGCACCGACCATCTGCTGCTGATCGGCGCCAACCCCCTGGAGTCCAACGGGAGTCTGTGCACCGCCCCCGACTTCCCCGGCAAACTGAAGGCGCTCAAGGCCCGCGGCGGCACCCTCACCGTCATCGACCCCCGCCGCACCCGCACCGCCAAGCTCGCCGACCGGCACATCGAGATCCGGCCCGGCACCGACGCGCTCCTCCTCGCGGCGATGACCCACGTGCTCTTCGAGGAAGGCCTCGTGGACCTGGGGGAGTTGACGCCGTACGTCGAAGGGGTCGACGAAGTCCGGGACGCCGTAAGGGAGTTCGCCCCCGAAGCCGTCGCCCCCGCCTGTGAGGTCGACGCCGGTGTCATCCGGACGCTCGCCCGTGAACTCGCCGCAGCCCCCACCGCCGCCGTCTACGGCCGCATCGGCAGTTGCACGGTCCCCTTCGGCACCCTCGGCAGCTGGCTCGTGGACGTCCTCAACATCCTCACCGGCAATCTGGACCGGCCCGGCGGCGCGCTCTTCCCGCTGGCCGCGACCGACCGGACCCGCCCGGCGGGCCCCGGCCGGGGCTTCGCACTCGGCCGCTGGCACTCGCGCGTCAGCCGGCACCCCGAGGCGAAGGGGGAACTGCCGCTCTCCGCCCTCGCCGAGGAGATCGACACCGCGACCGACGAGGGCGAGCCGATCCGCGCGCTCATCGCCGTCGCCGCCAACCCGGTGCTGTCCGCCCCGGACGGCGACCGCCTCGACAAGGCGCTCGGCTCGCTCGACTTCATGGTGAGCGTCGACCCGTACCTGAACGAGACCTCACGCCACGCCGACGTCGTGCTGCCCCCGCCCCCGCCCTCCCAGAGCCCGCACCACGACTTCGCCTTCAACGCCCTCGCCGTGCGCAACCAGGTCCGCTACTCGCGCCCCGCCGTACCGCTGGAGCCGGGCCGGATGGCCGAGTCGGAGATCCTCGCCCGGCTGACGCTGGCCGCCACCGGGATGCACGGCGCCGACCCGTCCGCCGTCGACGACCTGGTCATCGGGCAGACCCTCGGCAAGGCCGTCACCCAGGCCCACTCGCCCGTGCACGGCCGCGACCCGCAGGAGCTCGCCGCACAGCTCACCGGCGAGACCGGACCCGAGCGCCGGCTCGACCTGATGCTCCGCCTCGGCCCCTACGGCGACGGCTTCGGCGCCGACCCCGAGGGACTCACCCTCGCCCGCCTCCTCGACCACCCGCACGGCATCGACCTCGGCCCGCTCGGCCCGCGCCTGCCGCAGCCGCTGAAGACGAGGAGCGGCCGAATCGAGCTGTGGTCCCGGCCGATCGCGGACGATCTTCCCCGGCTCCGGCAGGCGCTGCGCGAGCGGCCCGCCGGACTCGTCCTCGTCGGCCGCCGCCATCTGCGCTCCAACAACAGCTGGATGCACAACGTCCCCGCCCTCACCGGCGGCACCAACCGCTGCACCCTGCACATCCACCCCGAGGACGCCGAGCGGCTGGGCGTCAGGGACGGGGCACCGGTGCGACTGAAGGGCGCCGGCGGAGAGGTGACCGTCCCGGCCGAGGTCACCGACGGCGTACGGCGGGGCGTGGTGAGCCTGCCGCACGGCTGGGGCCACGACCGCCCCGGCACCCGGCTCAGCCACGCCGCCACGGACCCCGGCGTCAACGTCAACCAGCTCCTCGACGGCAGCCTGCTCGACCCGCTGTCGGGCAACGCGGTCCTCAACGGGGTGCCCGTCGAGCTCGCCGCAGTCGTCGCAACGCCGTGA
- a CDS encoding CitMHS family transporter yields MLTILGFAMIATFLVLIMMKKMSPIAALVLIPALFCVVVGKGAKLGDYVIEGVGSLAPTAAMLMFAIVYFGVMIDVGLFDPIVRGILKFCKADPLRIVVGTALLAAIVSLDGDGSTTFMITVSAMYPLYKRLKMSLVVMTGVAAMANGVMNTLPWGGPTARAATALKLDASDIFVPMIPALAVGLLFVFVLAYVLGRRERKRLGVLTLDEVLEPQEAETVLVGAGTGTGAQTTGGTGGPSLPEEPQDEGLQGLDPNRPTLRPKLYWFNALLTVALLTAMIMEWLPIPVLFLLGAAAALTVNFPHIPDQRARLAAHADNVLNVSGMVFAAAVFTGVLQGTGMVDHMAKWMVDVIPAGMGPHMALVTGLLSLPLTYFMSNDGFYFGVLPVLAEAGAAHGVTPLEMARASLVGQPLHMSSPLVPAVYVLVGMAKVEFGDHTRFVVKWAALTCLVILGAGLLFGIV; encoded by the coding sequence ATGTTGACCATCCTCGGCTTCGCCATGATCGCGACCTTCCTGGTCCTGATCATGATGAAGAAGATGTCGCCGATCGCGGCGCTCGTGCTGATCCCGGCGCTGTTCTGCGTCGTCGTCGGAAAGGGCGCCAAGCTCGGTGACTACGTCATCGAAGGCGTCGGCAGCCTCGCTCCGACGGCGGCGATGCTCATGTTCGCGATCGTCTACTTCGGTGTGATGATCGATGTCGGCCTCTTCGACCCGATCGTCCGGGGCATCCTGAAGTTCTGCAAGGCCGACCCGCTGCGCATCGTCGTCGGCACCGCGCTGCTCGCCGCGATCGTCTCCCTCGACGGCGACGGCTCCACCACCTTCATGATCACCGTCTCGGCGATGTACCCGCTGTACAAGCGCCTGAAGATGAGCCTGGTCGTGATGACCGGTGTGGCCGCCATGGCCAACGGCGTGATGAACACGCTGCCCTGGGGCGGCCCGACCGCCCGCGCCGCCACCGCGCTGAAGCTCGACGCGAGCGACATCTTCGTGCCGATGATCCCGGCGCTGGCCGTGGGTCTCCTCTTCGTGTTCGTGCTCGCGTACGTCCTCGGCCGCCGCGAGCGCAAGCGGCTCGGTGTGCTGACCCTCGACGAGGTGCTGGAGCCCCAGGAGGCCGAGACCGTCCTCGTGGGCGCCGGCACCGGCACCGGCGCGCAGACCACCGGCGGTACGGGCGGCCCGTCCCTTCCCGAGGAGCCGCAGGACGAGGGCCTGCAGGGCCTCGACCCGAACCGTCCCACCCTGCGCCCCAAGCTGTACTGGTTCAACGCGCTGCTCACCGTCGCGCTGCTCACCGCCATGATCATGGAGTGGCTGCCGATCCCGGTGCTGTTCCTGCTCGGCGCCGCCGCCGCGCTGACCGTCAACTTCCCGCACATCCCCGACCAGAGGGCCAGGCTCGCCGCCCACGCCGACAACGTCCTCAACGTCTCCGGCATGGTCTTCGCCGCCGCCGTCTTCACCGGCGTCCTCCAGGGCACCGGCATGGTCGACCACATGGCGAAGTGGATGGTCGACGTCATCCCCGCCGGCATGGGCCCGCACATGGCCCTCGTCACCGGCCTGCTGAGCCTCCCGCTCACCTACTTCATGTCCAACGACGGCTTCTACTTCGGCGTCCTGCCGGTCCTCGCCGAGGCCGGCGCCGCGCACGGGGTCACGCCGCTGGAGATGGCCCGCGCCTCGCTCGTCGGCCAGCCCCTGCACATGTCGAGCCCGCTCGTCCCGGCCGTCTACGTGCTCGTCGGCATGGCCAAGGTCGAGTTCGGCGACCACACCCGCTTCGTCGTCAAGTGGGCCGCCCTCACCTGCCTGGTGATCCTCGGCGCGGGCCTGCTGTTCGGCATCGTCTGA
- a CDS encoding MFS transporter: MRPGRNLGWLLRLVIAFAFAQGAVSMARPAVSYRALALGADERAVGVIAGVYALLPLFAAVPLGRRTDHGRCAPLLPVGVVLISGGCALSGLAGSLWAMALWSGVMGLGHLCFVIGSQSLVARQSAPHEQDRNFGHFTIGASLGQLIGPIAAGALIARDDMAHTSALALLVAGAGCAVAFTSLWRIEHRDTAAKSRTAHGDRVPVGRILRARGVPAGILVSLAVLSATDILTAYLPVVGEQRGIAPSVIGVLLSVRAAATIACRLVLTPLLRLLGRTLLLAVTCLLAALLCAGIALPVPVWALGAMLAVLGFCLGVGQPLSMTTVVQAAPDGARSTALALRLTGNRLGQVAAPATAGLVAGVAGVAAPFVMLGALLLLSAAVAVRSPARPAGAPEAVAEPRRSGSAVGRTRDS; this comes from the coding sequence GTGAGGCCCGGCAGGAACCTCGGCTGGCTGCTCCGACTCGTCATCGCCTTCGCCTTCGCGCAGGGGGCGGTGTCGATGGCCCGGCCCGCCGTCTCCTACCGGGCCCTCGCGCTGGGCGCCGACGAACGGGCCGTCGGCGTCATCGCGGGCGTCTACGCGCTGTTGCCGCTCTTCGCCGCCGTACCGCTCGGCCGCCGCACGGACCACGGCCGCTGCGCCCCGCTGCTGCCGGTGGGCGTGGTCCTCATCTCCGGCGGCTGCGCCCTCAGCGGCCTCGCCGGGTCCCTGTGGGCGATGGCGCTGTGGAGCGGGGTGATGGGCCTCGGCCACCTGTGCTTCGTCATCGGCTCCCAGTCGCTCGTCGCCCGCCAGTCCGCCCCGCACGAACAGGACCGCAACTTCGGCCACTTCACGATCGGCGCCTCCCTCGGCCAGTTGATCGGCCCGATCGCGGCGGGCGCGCTGATCGCCCGCGACGACATGGCGCACACCAGCGCGCTCGCCCTGCTGGTCGCGGGCGCGGGCTGCGCGGTCGCGTTCACCTCCCTGTGGCGCATAGAACACCGCGACACGGCGGCCAAGTCCCGTACGGCGCACGGCGACCGCGTCCCCGTCGGCCGCATCCTGCGTGCCCGGGGCGTCCCGGCCGGCATCCTCGTCAGCCTCGCCGTGCTGTCCGCGACCGACATCCTCACCGCCTACCTCCCGGTGGTCGGCGAGCAGCGGGGCATCGCGCCCTCGGTGATCGGCGTCCTGCTCAGCGTCCGCGCCGCGGCCACCATCGCCTGTCGGCTCGTCCTCACCCCGCTGCTCAGGCTGCTCGGCCGGACGCTGCTGCTCGCCGTGACGTGTCTGCTGGCGGCGCTGCTGTGCGCGGGGATCGCACTGCCGGTGCCGGTCTGGGCGCTCGGTGCGATGCTCGCGGTGCTGGGCTTCTGCCTCGGGGTCGGGCAGCCGCTGTCCATGACGACGGTCGTCCAGGCCGCGCCCGACGGCGCCCGCTCCACCGCTCTCGCGCTGCGGCTCACCGGCAACCGCCTCGGCCAGGTCGCCGCGCCCGCCACGGCGGGCCTGGTCGCCGGGGTGGCGGGGGTGGCCGCGCCCTTCGTGATGCTGGGTGCGTTGCTGCTGCTGTCGGCGGCGGTGGCGGTGCGGTCACCGGCGAGGCCGGCGGGGGCACCGGAAGCGGTCGCCGAACCCCGGCGATCCGGGTCCGCGGTGGGCCGGACGAGGGACAGTTGA
- a CDS encoding class F sortase produces MAPRRHRRRRRPWYHTRAYRLTRTVALTAVLVTGCVHWTQDEEPPGPAAAGPGGSARAGARPGEAADGRDPLAPPRPQDGDSRPRSTPSPGTSRTLPGRAPGGPPQQSAAGQPGRPAQPPPAGPGSPPAAPWSTSAGPGSTPAGPGATPATPRSGPGPTAAVPPADPRARALRLLIPYLSVDAPVIDLRLDDRRRLPAPADGDAHRVGWYADGPGPGERGTAVAVGHLDTDNGPAVFAGLSELKRGKLIEVRRADGRTAVYAVDVLRRYEKAHFPNTEVYGDRGRPELRLITCGGVFHRRTGYDGNLVVFAHLTRVLDPKTRTP; encoded by the coding sequence ATGGCGCCGCGTAGACACAGGCGCAGGCGCAGGCCCTGGTACCACACACGCGCCTACCGGCTGACCCGGACGGTCGCGCTGACCGCCGTGCTGGTCACGGGGTGCGTGCACTGGACCCAGGACGAGGAACCCCCGGGCCCGGCGGCGGCCGGCCCGGGGGGCTCCGCCCGGGCCGGGGCGCGGCCCGGTGAGGCAGCCGACGGCCGGGACCCGCTCGCCCCGCCCCGCCCCCAGGACGGCGACTCCCGCCCCCGCAGCACCCCGTCGCCCGGCACCTCCCGGACCCTCCCGGGCCGTGCCCCCGGAGGGCCCCCTCAACAGTCCGCGGCGGGGCAGCCGGGCCGCCCCGCCCAGCCGCCCCCCGCCGGACCCGGGTCCCCTCCCGCCGCCCCGTGGTCCACCTCCGCCGGCCCCGGGTCGACACCGGCCGGTCCCGGCGCCACCCCCGCCACCCCCCGGTCCGGGCCCGGCCCGACGGCTGCCGTCCCACCGGCCGACCCGCGCGCCCGGGCCCTCCGGCTCCTCATCCCCTACCTCAGCGTGGACGCCCCCGTCATCGACCTCCGGCTCGACGACCGGCGCCGGCTTCCCGCGCCCGCCGACGGTGACGCGCATCGCGTCGGCTGGTACGCGGACGGCCCGGGGCCGGGGGAGCGGGGGACCGCCGTGGCCGTGGGGCACCTCGACACCGACAACGGCCCGGCCGTCTTCGCGGGCCTGTCCGAGCTGAAGCGCGGCAAGCTGATCGAGGTGCGCCGCGCGGACGGCCGTACCGCGGTCTACGCCGTCGACGTCCTGCGCAGATACGAGAAGGCGCACTTCCCGAACACGGAGGTGTACGGCGACCGCGGCCGCCCCGAGCTGCGGCTGATCACCTGCGGCGGCGTCTTCCACCGCCGGACCGGCTACGACGGCAACCTCGTCGTCTTCGCCCACCTCACCCGCGTACTCGACCCGAAGACCCGCACCCCCTGA
- a CDS encoding ABC transporter ATP-binding protein: MTRAISLHDVSKVHTGGVRAVDRLSLDIEPGEFLVLLGPSGCGKSTVLRMIAGLEHITEGALLLDGAYANDLAPSERNIAMVFQNFALYPNMTGRDNIGFPLRIETPGADPGPRIEATARMLGIEELLDRFPAQLSGGERQRVAMGRAIARHPSAFLMDEPLSNLDAKLRNRLRAEMSKLTRDLGVTTVYVTHDQAEAMSLGDRVAVLRGGVLQQVDTPRAVYALPRNVFVAAFIGTPRINLLRGLVRAPLDGAMTVGLGKQALRLPEPLCLDHRLLRVQQGREVIVGLRSEAVRIATPAEARPEETHITGLVEHVEFQGHEVLVHFNTGSSPAVVPELEAPRPLARPSRRRTREGGVFGRLRERAGSLRAGPVVVLDERAEQDRPPGTPQVRVPGDLVVRTTPDFDLRYGMQVPLLVDTAHLFVFDQHGERICPAPARLPDLEE, translated from the coding sequence ATGACACGCGCCATATCCCTGCACGACGTCAGCAAGGTCCACACCGGAGGGGTCCGGGCCGTGGACCGGCTGTCGCTGGACATCGAGCCCGGCGAGTTCCTGGTCCTCCTCGGGCCCTCGGGCTGCGGCAAGTCCACCGTGCTCAGAATGATCGCCGGCCTGGAACACATCACCGAGGGCGCATTGCTCCTCGACGGCGCGTACGCCAACGACCTCGCGCCCTCCGAGCGGAACATCGCGATGGTCTTCCAGAACTTCGCCCTCTACCCGAACATGACCGGCCGCGACAACATCGGCTTCCCGCTGCGCATCGAGACCCCCGGCGCCGACCCCGGCCCGCGCATCGAGGCCACCGCCCGGATGCTCGGCATCGAGGAACTCCTCGACCGCTTCCCCGCGCAGCTCTCCGGCGGCGAACGCCAGCGGGTCGCCATGGGCCGGGCCATCGCCCGCCACCCCTCCGCGTTCCTGATGGACGAACCGCTGTCCAACCTGGACGCCAAACTCCGCAACCGGCTGCGCGCCGAGATGTCCAAGCTGACCCGGGACCTCGGCGTCACCACGGTCTACGTCACCCACGACCAGGCCGAGGCCATGTCGCTCGGCGACCGGGTCGCCGTCCTGCGCGGCGGCGTCCTCCAGCAGGTCGACACCCCGCGCGCGGTCTACGCCCTGCCCCGCAACGTCTTCGTCGCCGCCTTCATCGGCACCCCGCGCATCAACCTCCTGCGCGGCCTCGTGCGCGCCCCGCTCGACGGCGCGATGACGGTCGGCCTCGGCAAACAGGCCCTGCGGCTGCCCGAGCCGCTCTGTCTGGACCACCGGCTGCTGCGGGTGCAGCAGGGCCGCGAGGTGATCGTCGGCCTGCGCTCGGAGGCCGTGCGCATCGCCACGCCCGCCGAGGCCCGCCCCGAGGAGACCCACATCACCGGGCTCGTCGAGCATGTGGAGTTCCAGGGCCACGAGGTCCTCGTCCACTTCAACACCGGCTCCAGCCCCGCCGTCGTCCCCGAACTGGAGGCACCCCGGCCCCTCGCCCGCCCCTCCCGGCGCCGGACCCGCGAGGGCGGTGTGTTCGGGCGGCTGCGGGAACGCGCGGGCAGCCTGCGGGCCGGACCGGTCGTCGTCCTGGACGAGCGGGCGGAACAGGACCGGCCGCCCGGTACCCCGCAGGTACGGGTCCCCGGCGACCTGGTGGTCCGCACCACCCCCGACTTCGACCTCCGGTACGGCATGCAGGTCCCCCTCCTCGTCGACACCGCCCATCTCTTCGTCTTCGACCAGCACGGCGAGCGCATCTGCCCGGCCCCCGCGCGGCTGCCCGACCTGGAGGAGTGA
- a CDS encoding aldehyde dehydrogenase family protein, which yields MKAHDGIYLDGAWRPAAGRDVIEVVDPADEQVIARVPAGDAEDVDAAVRAARAALPAWSATPPAERAARLTALRDVLARRKAEIAETVTAELGSPLAFSHAVHAGLPIAVAGSYAELAATHSFEEKVGNSTVLHEPIGVVGAITPWNYPLHQIVAKVAPALAAGCTVVLKPAEDTPLIAQLFAEAVHEAGVPAGVFNLVTGLGPVAGQALAEHPGVDLVSFTGSTAVGRRIAATAGAAIKKVALELGGKSANVILPSADLAKAVNVGVANVMSNSGQTCSAWTRMLVHRDRYDEAVELAAAAAAKYGDRIGPVVNAAQRARVRGYIEKGVAEGARLVAGGPESPRERGYFVAPTVLADVTPEMTVAQEEIFGPVLSILRYEDEEDALRIANGTVYGLAGAVWAGEEAEAVAFARRMDTGQVDINGGRFNPRAPFGGYKQSGVGRELGAHGLAEYLQTKSLQF from the coding sequence ATGAAGGCACACGACGGCATCTATCTCGACGGCGCCTGGCGCCCCGCCGCGGGCCGGGACGTGATCGAGGTCGTCGACCCGGCCGACGAGCAGGTGATCGCCCGGGTCCCGGCCGGTGACGCCGAGGACGTCGACGCCGCCGTACGGGCCGCGCGCGCCGCGCTCCCGGCCTGGTCGGCCACCCCGCCCGCCGAGCGCGCCGCCCGGCTGACCGCCCTGCGGGACGTCCTGGCGCGCCGCAAGGCCGAGATCGCCGAGACCGTCACCGCCGAGCTCGGCTCCCCGCTCGCCTTCTCCCACGCGGTCCACGCCGGCCTGCCGATCGCGGTCGCCGGCTCCTACGCCGAGCTCGCCGCCACCCACTCCTTCGAGGAGAAGGTCGGCAACTCGACCGTCCTGCACGAGCCGATCGGCGTGGTCGGCGCCATCACGCCCTGGAACTACCCGCTGCACCAGATCGTCGCCAAGGTCGCCCCGGCCCTGGCCGCCGGCTGCACCGTGGTCCTCAAGCCCGCCGAGGACACCCCGCTCATCGCCCAGCTCTTCGCCGAGGCCGTCCACGAGGCCGGCGTCCCGGCCGGTGTGTTCAACCTCGTCACCGGCCTCGGCCCGGTCGCGGGCCAGGCCCTCGCCGAGCACCCCGGCGTCGACCTGGTCTCCTTCACCGGCTCCACGGCCGTCGGCAGGCGGATCGCCGCCACGGCGGGCGCCGCGATCAAGAAGGTCGCCCTCGAACTCGGCGGCAAGTCCGCCAACGTCATCCTGCCGAGCGCCGACCTCGCCAAGGCGGTCAACGTCGGCGTCGCCAACGTGATGTCCAACTCCGGCCAGACGTGCAGCGCCTGGACCCGCATGCTGGTCCACCGCGACCGGTACGACGAGGCCGTCGAGCTGGCCGCGGCCGCCGCCGCCAAGTACGGCGACCGCATCGGCCCCGTGGTGAACGCCGCCCAGAGGGCCCGCGTGCGGGGTTACATCGAGAAGGGCGTCGCCGAGGGCGCCCGGCTGGTCGCCGGCGGACCCGAATCCCCGCGCGAACGCGGCTACTTCGTCGCGCCGACCGTCCTCGCCGACGTCACGCCCGAGATGACGGTCGCCCAGGAGGAGATCTTCGGCCCCGTCCTGTCGATCCTGCGCTACGAGGACGAGGAGGACGCCCTGCGGATCGCCAACGGCACGGTCTACGGCCTGGCCGGCGCGGTCTGGGCCGGGGAGGAGGCCGAGGCGGTCGCCTTCGCCCGGCGCATGGACACCGGACAGGTCGACATCAACGGCGGCCGCTTCAACCCCCGCGCCCCGTTCGGCGGTTACAAGCAGTCGGGCGTCGGCCGCGAGCTCGGCGCGCACGGTCTCGCCGAGTACCTCCAGACCAAGTCCCTGCAGTTCTGA